One Sphingobacteruim zhuxiongii DNA window includes the following coding sequences:
- a CDS encoding DUF4834 family protein, with the protein MTFIYFLISIILFYYLFKFGMRLLMPFFMRKLTERLMNKQQQYANEGPFQQSYGDPFRTYNEREKRTDGKVKVEFTPTKDAPKKGTATAGEFIDFEEVK; encoded by the coding sequence ATGACATTTATCTATTTCCTTATATCGATTATTTTATTTTACTACTTATTCAAGTTTGGTATGCGTTTGTTGATGCCGTTCTTCATGCGAAAGCTGACAGAGCGATTAATGAATAAGCAACAACAGTATGCGAATGAGGGTCCTTTTCAACAATCTTATGGTGATCCGTTCAGAACTTATAATGAACGCGAAAAGCGTACTGATGGGAAAGTGAAAGTCGAATTTACTCCAACAAAGGATGCACCTAAAAAAGGGACTGCTACCGCGGGCGAGTTTATCGATTTTGAAGAGGTAAAGTAA
- the recF gene encoding DNA replication/repair protein RecF (All proteins in this family for which functions are known are DNA-binding proteins that assist the filamentation of RecA onto DNA for the initiation of recombination or recombinational repair.) gives MWLKHLSVLNFKNYTESTLEFLPATNAFTGQNGAGKTNLLDAIHYLSLCKSYFNPIDSQHIKKGEDWFMVQGEFDRELMCDQVSCSLKKNQKKQFKKNKKEYGRLADHIGQFPLVMISPNDSFIIMDGSEERRKFVDNVISQTDNHYLDYLINYNRILLQRNTVLKNIRETGVFDIGLLEVLNMQLVDSGEKIFARRREFMNEFLPEFQRYYQFLSDDAEQVSLIYESQLLTNDFMDLLSSQLDKDRALERTTVGIHKDDLLFSIHEGMPLKKFGSQGQQKSFLIALKLAQYAFLKNRKQFKPLLLLDDIFDKLDDQRTKKLMKLVSEDEFGQIFLTDTDSFRIQRIFKEIGKPIRIFEVEGGQVHGEI, from the coding sequence ATGTGGCTCAAACACCTTTCTGTTTTAAATTTTAAAAACTATACGGAATCTACCTTAGAATTTCTTCCAGCTACGAATGCCTTTACGGGGCAAAACGGCGCAGGGAAGACAAATCTGCTAGATGCTATTCACTATCTTTCGCTCTGTAAATCATATTTCAATCCGATTGATTCGCAGCATATTAAGAAGGGGGAAGATTGGTTTATGGTTCAAGGAGAGTTTGATCGAGAATTGATGTGCGATCAGGTCTCTTGCAGTTTGAAGAAGAACCAGAAAAAACAGTTTAAGAAGAATAAGAAAGAGTACGGGCGCCTTGCTGATCATATCGGACAATTTCCGTTAGTGATGATATCCCCTAATGATTCCTTTATTATTATGGATGGGAGTGAGGAGCGTCGCAAGTTTGTCGATAATGTGATTTCTCAAACAGATAATCATTATCTAGATTACCTCATTAATTACAATCGAATCTTATTGCAAAGGAATACCGTATTGAAAAACATCCGGGAAACTGGTGTTTTCGATATTGGACTTTTGGAAGTTCTCAATATGCAATTAGTTGATAGTGGGGAGAAGATCTTCGCAAGACGACGCGAATTTATGAATGAATTCTTGCCAGAATTTCAACGCTATTATCAATTTCTTTCTGATGATGCCGAACAGGTTAGTTTGATTTACGAATCACAGTTACTGACGAACGACTTTATGGATTTGTTGAGTTCTCAACTAGATAAGGATCGTGCGTTGGAACGTACTACGGTAGGTATTCATAAGGATGATTTGCTATTTAGTATTCATGAAGGGATGCCGCTTAAGAAATTCGGTTCGCAGGGTCAGCAGAAGTCTTTTTTAATCGCTCTGAAGCTTGCTCAATATGCATTTTTGAAGAACAGAAAGCAATTTAAACCGCTATTGTTACTTGATGATATCTTTGATAAATTGGATGATCAGCGGACGAAAAAGTTAATGAAATTGGTTTCTGAAGACGAGTTCGGACAAATCTTTTTAACAGACACAGATTCCTTCAGAATACAGCGTATTTTTAAAGAAATTGGTAAACCTATTCGTATCTTTGAAGTTGAAGGAGGACAGGTTCATGGCGAAATATAG
- a CDS encoding DUF721 domain-containing protein, with protein sequence MAKYSDDSFRRSDDITIKQAVEKLLDVYRLRRKFDETSIISAWPELIGAAIANRTQQIYIRDRKLFVKVESAVIKNELAIMRRQIIGRVNEYVGQVVIEEFVIL encoded by the coding sequence ATGGCGAAATATAGCGACGATTCATTTAGACGAAGTGACGACATCACAATCAAACAAGCAGTTGAGAAGTTACTTGATGTTTATCGCTTACGCCGTAAATTTGACGAGACTTCGATTATATCCGCTTGGCCAGAGTTAATTGGTGCTGCGATCGCCAACCGAACCCAACAAATCTATATTCGCGACAGAAAGTTATTCGTCAAAGTAGAGTCTGCAGTTATAAAGAATGAATTAGCAATAATGCGCCGTCAGATTATCGGTCGCGTCAATGAATATGTAGGTCAGGTCGTGATCGAAGAGTTTGTTATCCTTTAG
- a CDS encoding EamA family transporter — translation MKYYTSALLGFVIWGTFALVLKPLGAFGALDILIHRVIFAAISIVIACFLFRRKQTLASIHYIKTLDRSRKTKLLINVVSSAIFLAFNWFSFIYVMNAISVNATSLAYLICPILTTILASLFLNERLNNGQWLAVFIAAVSCIILAYGHFMDLFYSMMIALSYAIYLILQKNSFQIDKFFSLTIHIVVSMFLLLPLLGIVDTSSVKTPEFYGLVFVIAVGYTIIPLFMNIFALKGLDSSVVGILMYLNPIISFFLAVFYYREPINTQQIVAFSMIMLAILVFNAAYIYERRRKLKIQS, via the coding sequence ATGAAGTACTATACGTCAGCTTTGCTGGGTTTTGTTATTTGGGGCACTTTTGCCTTGGTCTTAAAGCCACTCGGAGCATTCGGAGCGCTCGATATTCTTATTCATCGGGTAATTTTTGCAGCCATTTCAATTGTAATTGCTTGTTTTTTGTTCCGTAGGAAACAAACTTTAGCGAGTATCCATTATATCAAAACCTTAGATCGTAGTCGAAAAACGAAATTGCTTATAAACGTCGTTTCGTCTGCTATATTCCTAGCGTTTAACTGGTTTTCATTTATCTACGTAATGAATGCTATCAGTGTAAATGCAACCTCTTTAGCGTATCTTATCTGTCCGATCTTAACAACTATACTCGCCAGTCTATTCTTAAATGAGAGGCTTAATAATGGGCAATGGTTGGCAGTATTTATAGCCGCAGTTAGTTGTATTATTTTAGCGTATGGTCATTTTATGGATCTATTCTATAGCATGATGATTGCCCTATCGTATGCAATCTACCTTATCTTACAAAAGAATAGTTTCCAGATTGATAAGTTTTTTTCACTAACGATACATATCGTAGTGAGTATGTTTCTCCTATTACCACTTTTAGGTATCGTCGACACTAGCAGTGTCAAGACTCCTGAATTCTATGGACTCGTATTTGTGATTGCTGTTGGGTATACCATTATTCCCTTATTCATGAATATCTTCGCATTGAAGGGATTAGATTCCTCAGTCGTTGGAATATTAATGTATTTAAACCCAATCATCAGTTTCTTCTTGGCAGTTTTTTATTACCGAGAACCTATCAACACACAGCAAATTGTGGCATTTTCTATGATTATGTTGGCTATATTAGTGTTCAATGCGGCTTATATTTACGAACGGCGTAGAAAATTGAAAATCCAATCCTAG
- a CDS encoding Crp/Fnr family transcriptional regulator — MDFKASLFQMFDLSDKQADLILSKFRRERLEKNELYLEEGKKCEKMSFIQAGYCRVFRQTPDKEVTQWIGGQGYFVTDLASFLFDQEAKWSIDALTSVELFTLNKKDYQTIEGEIPDWNILEKRFIAKCFMVLEQRIFNFIALSAEERYRQYFEQQKDLFNQVPLQYIASVLGMSPETLSRIRSKG, encoded by the coding sequence ATGGACTTTAAAGCTTCCTTATTTCAAATGTTTGACCTTTCTGATAAGCAGGCTGATTTAATATTGAGCAAGTTTAGGCGAGAGCGTTTAGAAAAGAACGAATTGTATTTAGAGGAAGGGAAGAAATGTGAAAAGATGAGCTTTATTCAGGCTGGATATTGTCGGGTTTTTAGGCAAACTCCGGATAAAGAAGTGACCCAATGGATAGGAGGGCAGGGGTATTTTGTCACCGATTTGGCGTCCTTTCTATTTGATCAGGAAGCCAAATGGAGTATTGATGCGTTAACTTCAGTAGAGCTTTTTACGTTGAACAAGAAGGATTATCAAACCATAGAGGGCGAGATTCCAGATTGGAATATATTGGAGAAACGTTTTATTGCAAAGTGCTTTATGGTGCTAGAGCAACGTATCTTTAACTTTATTGCACTTTCAGCAGAGGAACGCTATCGGCAATATTTTGAACAACAGAAAGATCTTTTCAATCAAGTTCCGCTTCAATATATAGCTTCCGTCTTAGGCATGAGTCCGGAGACACTCTCTAGGATAAGAAGTAAGGGATAA
- a CDS encoding nucleotidyltransferase domain-containing protein, translating into MSTIIDSILQKVTHAFSSLDCIEGIVLGGSRATGTFNKDSDIDIGLYYQPHCIDYELLNDIASLLDDQKRDSLIGKEGDWGQWVNFGAWLQIDGHAVDLIFRDIGRVENIIDQTNAGIFSNNYHVGHPHAYLSYMYRGELATCNILYSKNQQFNDLKTIAQQYPDNLQASIIQFYLFEADFSLKLAKKAKLSGDQYYLNGLIFRVVSALNQVIFAKNKIYFLNEKNAVLRIDSFEFAPSMYQVRINEVFEKLYEKEPVSFKILEELSADVQNLISFY; encoded by the coding sequence ATGAGTACAATAATAGATAGCATATTACAGAAAGTAACACATGCATTTTCAAGCTTAGATTGTATAGAAGGTATCGTTCTTGGCGGATCTAGAGCAACGGGAACATTCAACAAAGACTCTGATATAGATATTGGATTATATTATCAACCACATTGCATTGACTACGAATTACTCAACGATATAGCCAGCTTGCTCGATGATCAAAAGAGAGATTCACTTATCGGAAAAGAAGGTGACTGGGGTCAATGGGTAAACTTCGGCGCTTGGTTACAAATTGATGGACATGCCGTAGACTTAATCTTTCGAGACATTGGACGAGTCGAAAATATAATCGATCAAACTAATGCGGGTATCTTCTCCAATAATTACCATGTCGGACATCCTCACGCCTATCTAAGCTATATGTATCGTGGAGAATTGGCAACCTGCAATATACTGTATTCTAAAAATCAGCAATTCAACGATCTTAAAACGATTGCTCAGCAGTATCCTGACAATTTACAGGCTTCAATTATACAGTTCTATCTTTTTGAAGCCGATTTCAGCCTAAAACTTGCGAAAAAAGCTAAACTTTCTGGAGATCAATATTACCTCAATGGACTAATATTCCGAGTCGTATCCGCTCTCAATCAAGTCATATTTGCTAAAAACAAAATTTACTTCTTGAACGAAAAGAATGCCGTACTAAGAATTGACAGTTTTGAGTTTGCCCCTAGTATGTATCAAGTACGAATTAATGAAGTGTTTGAAAAACTTTACGAAAAGGAGCCCGTCAGCTTTAAAATTCTAGAGGAGTTATCCGCAGATGTGCAGAACCTCATATCATTTTATTAA
- a CDS encoding SRPBCC domain-containing protein → MKEIIETHVLINKSAKAIWNILSDFKSYPSWSPTIRFFEGVPVVGKRRQVSLQQPGGTAIKMNPIFLKIDLNEELRWKGRLGLNGIFDGEHYFILKAISDQQTLLIQGEIFTGILVPFLKKMIHGNTLAGFEAFNQAIKERAEAVL, encoded by the coding sequence ATGAAAGAAATTATAGAAACACATGTACTGATTAATAAGTCTGCTAAGGCAATTTGGAATATATTGAGCGACTTTAAATCCTATCCATCATGGAGTCCAACGATTCGATTCTTTGAGGGTGTCCCAGTTGTTGGGAAAAGGAGGCAAGTAAGTTTACAGCAGCCTGGTGGTACAGCGATTAAAATGAATCCTATTTTCTTGAAAATAGATCTGAATGAAGAGCTTCGATGGAAAGGTCGTTTAGGACTTAATGGTATCTTTGATGGGGAGCATTACTTTATTTTGAAAGCAATATCAGATCAACAGACCCTATTAATTCAGGGAGAGATATTTACTGGAATCCTTGTTCCATTTCTTAAGAAAATGATACATGGAAATACATTGGCTGGTTTTGAAGCTTTCAATCAAGCGATAAAAGAAAGAGCAGAAGCAGTTCTTTAG
- a CDS encoding L-threonylcarbamoyladenylate synthase, whose amino-acid sequence MLLKIYNDNPNPKSIQQAVDILRKGGVIIYPTDTVYGIGCDITNQKAIERVCAIRGLKPDKSNLSFICYDLTDISQYTKPFDTAVFRVLKKALPGPFTFIFNASSQVPKLLSSKKKTVGIRVPDNNIVREIVKELGNPIVTTSIHDEDEIIEYSTDPELIYEKYQEKVDLVIDGGYGDNVASTVVDLTSGEFEIIREGKGDLNLYL is encoded by the coding sequence ATGCTACTAAAAATATACAACGATAACCCGAATCCGAAATCTATTCAGCAGGCTGTAGATATTCTCCGTAAAGGCGGTGTCATTATCTATCCTACGGATACCGTTTATGGTATAGGGTGTGATATCACCAATCAAAAGGCGATTGAAAGGGTATGTGCAATACGTGGCTTAAAACCAGATAAATCTAATCTATCTTTTATCTGTTATGATCTTACAGATATCTCACAGTATACCAAACCTTTTGATACGGCTGTGTTCCGTGTCTTGAAAAAAGCTCTCCCGGGACCTTTTACATTTATTTTCAATGCCAGTTCGCAAGTTCCTAAGCTTCTAAGCTCTAAGAAAAAGACCGTTGGTATACGTGTTCCGGACAACAATATCGTTCGTGAAATCGTAAAAGAACTTGGCAATCCAATCGTAACCACATCAATTCACGATGAAGATGAGATCATTGAATATTCTACTGATCCTGAATTAATATATGAAAAGTATCAGGAGAAAGTCGATCTAGTAATTGATGGTGGATATGGTGATAACGTAGCTTCGACTGTAGTTGATCTAACAAGTGGAGAATTCGAAATCATCAGGGAAGGTAAAGGAGATTTAAATCTTTATCTCTAA
- the asnS gene encoding asparagine--tRNA ligase: protein MEHTRIKDLLKSEEFGKEVIVKGWVRTFRNNQFIAINDGSTINNIQAVVDFENTADEILKRITTGAAVRVQGVLVESQGKGQRVEVKATEVSIIGDSDPEKYPLQPKKHSLEFLREIAHLRFRTGTFNAVFKVRNALAFAVNKFFNERDFVYMHTPIITGSDAEGAGEMFQVTTLDLNNPPRTESGAIDFKEDFFGKATNLTVSGQLEGELAAMAFGNIYTFGPTFRAENSNTTRHLAEFWMIEPEMAFYELEDNMDLAEDLLKYVISYALENCPEEIEFLKNRLLEEEKSKPQADRSELNLIEKLNFVIDNDFERVTYTEAVDILQKSKPNQKKQFKYLIEGWGADLQSEHERYLVEKHFKKPVILTDYPREIKSFYMKQNPVDAQGRNTVRAMDILFPGIGEMVGGSQREENLEKLITRMGEVGIPTEEMEWFLDTRRFGSVPHSGFGVGFERLVLFTTGMTNIRDVIPFPRTPKNAEF, encoded by the coding sequence ATGGAACACACAAGAATTAAAGACTTATTAAAATCGGAAGAATTCGGAAAAGAAGTAATCGTAAAAGGTTGGGTTCGTACTTTCCGTAATAATCAATTTATTGCAATCAATGATGGTTCAACCATCAATAATATACAGGCAGTAGTCGACTTCGAAAATACAGCTGATGAAATCTTAAAGCGCATAACAACAGGCGCAGCGGTTCGCGTACAAGGTGTTCTAGTAGAATCACAAGGTAAAGGACAACGCGTAGAAGTAAAAGCTACGGAGGTTTCAATTATTGGAGATTCTGACCCTGAGAAATACCCTCTGCAACCGAAGAAACACAGCTTAGAGTTCTTACGCGAAATCGCTCATTTACGTTTCCGTACAGGAACTTTCAATGCAGTTTTCAAAGTACGTAATGCTTTAGCATTTGCTGTGAATAAGTTCTTCAACGAAAGAGATTTCGTTTACATGCATACCCCTATTATCACAGGTTCGGATGCAGAAGGTGCTGGAGAGATGTTTCAAGTAACGACTTTAGATTTAAACAATCCCCCACGTACAGAATCTGGCGCAATTGACTTTAAAGAAGATTTCTTCGGTAAAGCAACAAACCTTACGGTTTCTGGTCAATTGGAAGGTGAATTAGCCGCGATGGCATTCGGAAATATATATACTTTCGGTCCAACGTTCCGTGCGGAGAATTCGAACACCACACGTCACCTTGCGGAATTCTGGATGATTGAACCAGAGATGGCTTTCTACGAATTAGAAGACAATATGGATCTTGCTGAAGATCTATTGAAATACGTCATCAGCTATGCACTAGAAAATTGCCCTGAAGAAATCGAGTTCTTAAAGAATCGCTTGTTGGAAGAAGAAAAATCTAAACCTCAAGCAGATCGCTCGGAACTTAACTTAATAGAAAAACTAAACTTCGTTATCGATAATGATTTCGAACGAGTAACTTATACTGAAGCAGTAGATATATTGCAGAAGAGCAAGCCTAACCAAAAGAAACAGTTTAAATACTTAATCGAAGGATGGGGAGCTGATCTTCAATCAGAACACGAGCGTTATTTAGTCGAGAAACACTTCAAAAAGCCTGTTATCTTAACTGACTACCCTAGAGAAATCAAGTCTTTCTATATGAAGCAGAATCCAGTGGACGCGCAAGGTAGAAATACTGTTCGTGCAATGGACATCTTATTCCCAGGTATCGGAGAGATGGTTGGCGGTTCTCAGCGTGAAGAAAACTTAGAAAAACTAATCACTAGAATGGGTGAAGTAGGAATTCCTACAGAAGAAATGGAGTGGTTCTTAGATACACGCCGCTTCGGATCTGTACCTCACTCTGGATTTGGTGTAGGATTTGAACGTTTAGTCTTATTCACTACAGGGATGACAAATATTCGTGACGTGATACCTTTCCCAAGAACACCAAAAAACGCAGAATTTTAA